Below is a genomic region from Rosa chinensis cultivar Old Blush chromosome 5, RchiOBHm-V2, whole genome shotgun sequence.
CGCCGCGTCATCAGACAATCAGTAGCCATATCAGCggatctgccacgtcagcccACCGGTCAACCCTCGGTCAACCCCCGGTCAACGACTTTTCAGGCGACTTTTTCCGCCATTTTTCAGGCGACTTTTTCCTGTCAAATTTTCCggtgacctatttcgaggtattttttactaaacgttcccctttttttagagtttttaaattcaaattctcttctttttcggggacttgcaacctccattcttctaccccctttcttcatcataggggagacttaattaagccgaactgtgggggttcatgctcactccaaccttggagcttgttgagatctccaaacttagagtttgtagagaatttatgatcgaccacttacgtcattgtttcaatctaatccaatacctcttgaaattgaatttcttagaagcaattacgctcagaaattcctgaTTTCTTGagagcaactacgctcagaaattttatatgttttcgtggtagccttttacgctccgaaactaaccctaatttcttattctctttcaggatgagtaacctgaacaaattggactttgctccattgggaataactggctctggatatcacaggtgagtttgtgatgtccgccagcatctcaaggccgatggaatcctagatacgattctcgagcctagctaggacgtgctaactgttgagcaagctcaagctttggaagccaatagagcagccttagagggaaataaggcgaaagccatcatcctaatgactcgtcatatggatgatccgctccagtacgagtgtataaaTGAAGAAGACTCCAGAAAGCTATGCGTCTCACGCGATGAAATATTTGGgtctccctgcttcctgacctagaagtgagatggcatagccttcgcttctgtaatttcaagtcagttcttgactacaactcggaagcacttcgcattaaatccttaatggaattctgtggtaaagagatcacaaatgcgatgttgattgagaagactctctctaccttccccatctccgcattgatggttgctaagaactatcgaatctatgttactgcaagacgaatcgCAAGGTTTCATGAgattattggagctatgaatgtcgctgaaaatcatgacaacattcttgtgaagaactataattcgagatccgtgggaacagagcatattccggaatccaattatagtcatgccccaaagagagggcgccaagagcgaaaccctaatcttagagatacttctggacgttctggtccatataatcgctctatttgggaaggtaatcgccaaaataggtgaaTACGGAACCGAAGaagtcaacgtggaaagagagagggaggcaacgcctctggccatgttggtggcaccaccaacactaagagccatctaaatgacgctttcaaagcacctcaatcaatggagtttgagcaaagagatgtatgttctcgatatggagtgtctgatcattgggcacacatttgtagagctcatgaagaacttgtcaccgcctacaaagcatattgtgaagcaagagaagctcactatgtggaacaagaagatcaagaagatgatctagagtgaagggttgaagactacaaatctagctgggatcaatagatcgccaattctgtttaagtatttatttttcaagagatgtaataggcaattgccatatactttgtagtaaatgccaatggcttagtctttcttcaaagtaggctcacccaaagtaagtgtgatgtctaggaaggttctgagattagtggtacttaagcgagccttgctccaccgacatctctctactcatctggtcacatttattttagaattaccaaaagaagttagacgactatcattattttgcattagctagcattttggattatattttctttggttaaagagacaatgatgtaactccgttggcttatgaataaaattttgagttcttttctttatgactccattttgattatgagcatatgacttttgtgactacgatggctgggccatcagtattaattcaagggcatggaatagcccaagttccacttgccaaatgacaccttaattactgtcacagaaactctttaCACTCATAGggccaatcgcacctatgaatagccaacggattccatgcaaaaactcatgtagagaacgaaaatgagttcctttgcaatacctctaatgattgcgaacaaaggcgcatcttagagaagtttatgtgtctctctagtaaactctatgtcactattcgagctatgaaatccaataaagttatgagggaagatctcttggatttagacacatattggctttgtcacgacaagatagatcatcctagtcatgatatgatgatccgtctactaaagacttcacatggacatcatttctttcgagcgaaacgaagcatgaatcaaaagttgatttctggactaagtgtgaccgacgtaaTTGCCTAAGGCACcgcctccatccaccaccagcctaaggCTAgtgcagtccctatccatgacgccatggatggcgtccatcatggtaatggcgccccaggtgatgctgcaaatcaccaacttgcttaaaatagcgtttcagacgctcagtcccaatcaaaattctcattggttgcttctaaagcctctcgctcgttttacaaagcctgttccttaggaaaattaggactgagaccgtcctatgcaaaggatatgaaaatgctcattttgttcttacatagaattcgtggggattctgtggactatttcaaccaacttgcgaacgtttaaatatctcatgatgttggttgacacgcaaacaggCTGGTCATGTGTTGTGTCATTGTTCACCTGTAACAGCTGCTTATTCTAcgctcctagcacatatcatatgacaacgggctcactccccagattatcctattccgtcaattggacttgacgatgctagagagtttacatcgaagtctttcgatggttattgcattgggattgatgttgggcATTATATTCTCAtggacacacccaaatggtctcgcgaaaacgactacgatggtagtcaggacattggtaatgcgcaccaatctccttatttccgcttagggtgatgcaatatcgcatgcagctatgttaattcgtctacgatctacaaccactcaatctacctttgcgttacagctagtgactgggtacgagtattgtacttacgcacatttgagtgagccatttatgtgccaattgcgccgccacagggCACTATAAtaggtccttatagacgaatgggcaactacgttggacttGAGTCTCCAACAATAGTCTGCCACTTCATGCCCTTGCTAGGTGATCtccttaccactagatttgcggatgtcactttgatgagacagtcttcccatcgttagggggagataagaacatatatgttcaacaggaacgacaggaattgtcgtggtctatccctactatgtctcatcctgatccctactaaagtgacgagatcacacaaatatgctgcaaacatgcctgcaaggaatgacgtccctacgagaggacgtagtgccATCCTACACGGaagtaggcatggcaccaatgccaaagagagtggcactctggcgttataggtcatggccccagctaggatgcgtgggaggccagtgagttcgaaggatactttggcacattccaatcctttgatcatcgacactcaaaatcagtctcatgagtatcttccgggttatggttatcgttgggggacgcctcaacgtcagaacctattcctgagaatatagagctcaatgaaacttacactagtgtacatgagacatgggatagaaactccatcataattgatgatgtagttgcacattttgttgcgcatgagtttgttgagtccgatgatatcgaaccacgctccgttgatgaatgaatgccaacgtagagaaatttggcctaaatggaaatatgtgatccaggttaagattgATTCTTTAACGAAGAggaggttttcgagctagtgatgccaacacctcctaacataaaacctattgactaatgggtcttcgttagaaagcgtgatgagaaaaagagatgacaatctcgccttatggtgcaaggcttctcacaaaacgccctggaatcgactacgatgagacatattctctcgtaatggatgtcattgcactccactaccctgtcagtttggtagcttccgaataactgaacatgcagcttacaaatgtggtcactatgtatctctatagggatctagatacggaatatacatgaaggttcatggtgaacttcatttaccaaagtcaagtggctctagaccacgaatGGCGTTTATaaagaggttgaaatgctcgctaaaatgactacttgattggaaagggatatgcccactcgtttccataacaagtttcggattccatcgcagttcatgttggacatgatcttcattagaagcccttaaagagttaagggaaaccactgaacacttgaaatccgattttgagatgaaggattatgggagaacacgattatgtctcggtttggaacttgagcattgtgtcgatagatgcttaggtatttgacaaggtcaaactttcaagcacccccatgatcgtccttagtcttgatcctgaaaaggaccctcttcgtctgaaggatgatgacgaagatgtgctagaggcagaagtgccttacttgagtacaataggcgcattattgtacttagctcaatgcacaagaccagacatctcatttgcagtgaacttgttagctaaggtatagctctgcgccaacgcgacgccatagattggtgtaaaagatatttttcggtacttgagatgtacgattgatatgagctcgttctatccctatagtgagatgatggattcagatccatcacacactaggaacgccaccaacactggcctgcgtccaccaTCCCCATCCaaaaacgacataagtgttttggaaagttttgctgatgttgggtatctctctgacccatacaaaggtcattcccaaactggttaagtgttcacaatgggaaaagaccgtgatatcttggaggtctacagaacagaccctagtcgctatatctacgaacaatgcagagattattgctcttcacaaagtggttcgtgaatgtatatggattggatccataattacgcatgtttgaaacaattgtggtttgaagtctaccacagatgagcctacgagcatttaagataatgctgcttgttttgaataaagaagcaaaggctacatcaaaagcgacaacaccaagtataatcagcatcaacagactctcctcaagatcaaagtgaactaggttcgatctgtgGACAGTGtgacagacttgctcactaagtcactgcctaaattccactttcgagaaacatgttgatagcatcatttgcggaagttatctgaactccaatGACTGTAGTTGtcaggggagatgcagacatcagggggagatgtctacatgtatggtctcgaaacgtgaagggtgtgttgtgctctttttccccttcgaccaagattatttttgtcccacagagtttttgttacttggcaaggtttttaatgaggcaatgagaggagcaccacgtttgggcgatacaagggggagtgttcaagtaaatccagaatatgtgtctggcccaaactcgagattacttgctctagttgaaatatggtttatattagagatattctcggagaatcttaggagatatccaatcaatgtacgattatgttttcatgtacaactctatctctatgtttgtaatcctctatataaagaggcccctattatcaatgaaagttcgactcaattctctcccaattcaattttccttaaacagatttctcattttcatggtttttctgttaataattgttgttaaggacaattttgagattttaaagaaaaaattttgattATAGGGTGgaaatagccgcacccttaatAAAATCTTCTTCTCTCCAaagattgaaaaataaaaaaaattaaaagttatGAAAAAGAAGGtcgaatggaaaaaaaaaaaaagagagaaagaaaaagaattgttTTAGATGCACCAGATGAAATTATGCGGAAGCCCACATAGACAACCCAGCCCAACATGCACCTTTGATTAGGTTTCATATCACTCATGACCTCACAATCTTTAGCTCCTTATATAAAGTTGCTTGGCCGCCTGAAACCCTAGCGAGGcctcctcttctcttctctacggtaagccctctctctttctcctccctCCTACTTGATTACTCGTCGTCTTTTTATTATTCCGACTTCGTACTTCAGTTCACGGATCTTTAATCCTCTAATTGTTTTCCGTGGAAAACCACTTAACAGAACGCAGTAAATTTTTCTGGTTTACTCTGTTTCAGCTCTACGCAGAAATGAGTTTCAATTAGTACTTGCAAATCTTGGTgatttaattttgttatttgATTGTGATCATTTTCATTTTGCAGGTGAGAAATCGTTGGTGGATTGGTCATCTTAAGTTTCGACCATGAGGTATGCTAATTACACTTCTCTGTTTTATTTGGGGTTTAGGCTTCAAGGTTcactcctttgatttttaatttggtGTAATCGTTCCGCTTGCTTGAACTATTGTTAGAATTGAGTAGTTGAAATTGTATGATTAATAATTCTAGCTCTGAAACATGAATTGAATCTGTAGTTGAGTTTGTGAGTGAATGAGGACTTTAAATTCGGGCGGCTTTCGTTTGGGGCTTTTGGTTTTATTGTGATAAAGTTTAGAATGGTAGGTGTTATTCATGTGTAGGAGGTTAAAAACTTTCAGGACAGTCGTTGAGAAGTTATTTGAATGATTTTTCTGTTCTAAGAAACCGTAAGAACTGTTGATGTTGGAAAATGAAATTCGCAAGTTTTGATTTGTATTTGTAAAAGCCACATAGTGTCTATTTGATTAGCCTGGTAGCATTTTACAATTACTTTCCATTTGGTATTTGGATGCTTCTGTTTTAGCCTTTCTAACTGCATATGTGTCTTTACAGTAAGCTTCAGAGTGATACTCTCAGGGAGGCTATCTCTATCATCATGGCCGCTTCCAAGGAAAAGAGTCGAAAGTTCACAGAAACTATAGAACTTCAGATTGGGCTGAAAAATTATGATCCCCAAAAGGACAAGCGTTTCAGTGGTTCTGTTAAGTTGCCACACATTCCTCGTCCAAAGATGAAGGTCTGCATGCTTGGAGATGCTCAGCATGTTGAAGAGGTAATGCTTCTGCTTGGTCAAAGCATGGACCTAATGCTGATTTCCTAGTCAATCTCTGTAGCTGTGCCTTTCAGAATTTGCAGATGGTTGTCTAACGTTGTGGCTGTGTTTTGTGTTAATTAATTACAGGCTCAGAAGATCGGTTTGGAGTACATGGATGTAGAAGCGCTGAAGAAGttaaacaagaacaagaaattgGTTAAGAAACTGGCTAAGAAGTACCATGCCTttttagcatcagaagctgttaTCAAGCAGATTCCCCGTCTTTTGGGTCCTGGTCTCAACAAGGCAGGTTGGTACAAGAGCCATGTTTTTAGTGCTGATtgctttgtgtttttttttttaaaaaattattattatctttttaattattattatatttttctatttttgtaataCCATTTCCTGTGCATAAAAATTATGTTTTAATGTGCCTTGGAAGGTTTGTTTAATCAGTAGCATTGTACGCTTTTTAGTGGGATCTTTGTAACAGAAGTGTTTTTTATTTGTGGACTTGGTTCAATTCAAATGCAATGCAGGAAAGTTCCCAACCCTTGTTTCTCACCAAGAATCCCTAGAGTCTAAAATTTCTGAGACAAAGGCAACAATTAAGTTCCAATTGAAGAAGGTTCTTTGCATGGGAGTTGCTGTAGGGAATGTCTCAATGGAGGAGAAGCAAATCTTCCAAAATGTGCAATTGAGTGTGAACTTCCTTGTTTcactattgaaaaaaaattggcaAAATGTAAGTAAAATGTGCCTTTGCAATATCTTTGcttaaatttatttaaaaacaaaacccattTAAAATCTTCCAGTGCCCTGATTTATTAATATTTCTTTTAATCAGGTAAAGTGCTTGAACCTGAAGACCACTATGGGGAAGCCATATCGCATTTATTAGAGTCTTCACTTATTTTTGGAGATTTGTAGCTGGAGGTTGTAAGGAGCCTGCTCCTTATAGGAAGTGTGTGTATTCATATGGTCCAGTTTTTTTCTTATTTGCCTATTTTACTTTTTTGCTTGATGCTTGTTGACGTTGGTATGTTtgactttttattattattgttggAGAGTAAACTGGATTTCATTTTTGTGGCGCATAATATGATGACCAAAGAGATCTCTATGCACCAGCATGTTCAGAAGGATTTAACCATTCACTTCTCCTAACTTTTAATCTGGGAACTTTTCACCTGTTTAACTTTGAACACTTTCCACGTGTTAGTTTTGGTTTAGTTGTTTTGGTTATCCTTAAAAACTGCTACGTTTGGCCCTTGTTAAGATTCAATTGTGTTGGTTTCAGCTTGTTATTTCTCGATGAatcgccaactgataagaagagaatTGTTTATGTTATTTCTTGGTTTGTCGACTGTAATTGGAATATCAAACTTTTTTGAAGCCCCCAGAATTTTCTTGTGGCTTTTGTCCTAAGAACTGCAGCAACGTGACCTGGTGTTGCAGCTAGCTGCCAAGTCTTAAAGTAAGGATCTCAC
It encodes:
- the LOC112202393 gene encoding 60S ribosomal protein L10a: MSKLQSDTLREAISIIMAASKEKSRKFTETIELQIGLKNYDPQKDKRFSGSVKLPHIPRPKMKVCMLGDAQHVEEAQKIGLEYMDVEALKKLNKNKKLVKKLAKKYHAFLASEAVIKQIPRLLGPGLNKAGKFPTLVSHQESLESKISETKATIKFQLKKVLCMGVAVGNVSMEEKQIFQNVQLSVNFLVSLLKKNWQNVKCLNLKTTMGKPYRIY